The sequence AGAACCATGCATCCAATCAGTACAAATGGTATTACAAAATACAAAATGCAAAATTAATAGATAAAAATAAAACTACAATTAAAAACATATTTACATACTATTAAAAATTCACCGACATGTTCACGAGATCTCTACTCTCTAGTCTTGACTTAATTAAGTCCATCTTATGTCTTCTTTGTACCTTTTACCACACCTGCTCCTTCACTCTCAACCCATCCAACTTCTTCATCTTCCCAAATCTCAAATTAAAGAAAAATGGGTTCAGTTTCTTTAAAAATTGGTGATGGAACAGCAAGATTCAAAAACGCCACCGTTTGTTCATCCGCAGTACATATTCTCATGTTATTTTCAGTCATAACAACAAATCTATTTGCTTTATATGCTTTTACTTACTCCCCAAACCACCATCCTCATCAGTTTCACTTTCTTACACATCATCATACTCATAAAAACATTTCTTTAATCTCTGAACAAGTTTCTTTAATCCTTAGAGAGATTGATTCTTCACAAAAAAAACTTGCCCAGATGGAAAAACACCTTCTTGGTTATGAAAGTTTTGATCTTTCCACACCCCACATCCCAAATGAGCTTAAATTGTTTTTACAAAAACACCAGCTTCCATTAGGTAAAGATTCAAGAACTGGGATCACTGAAATGGTCTCATCTGTGGGCCATTGTTGTTATAAATCTATAGATATATTGTCTCAATATATGAATTATAAACCAAATGGTGCTTGCCCTGATGACTGGAGTATTTCACAAAAGTTGATTTTGAAGGGGTGTGAGCCTTTACCAAGAAGAAGGTGTTTTGGAAAAATAGTCCCTAAAATTGGTCTTCAACCTTTTCCTATTTCACTTTGGAATAATGTGAGTGAAAAGAGTTATAGTTGGAGTGGTATTGATTGTAAGAATTTGGCTTGTTTAAATAGTAAAAAATTGAATAGGGATTGTGCAGGTTGTCTGGATTTAAGGAATGGTAATGAGATTTCAAGATTTGTTAAATCAAGAGGTAAAAATGATTTCTTGATTGATGATGTGTTAGGTTTAGGAAGTGGTGGGATTAGAATTGGATTTGATATTGGTGGTGGATCTGGTACTTTTGCTGCTAGAATGGCTGAAAAAAATGTGACTATTGTGACTGCAAGTTTGAACATTGATGCACCTTTTAATGAATTTATTGCAGCTAGAGGTATTTTTCCATTATACCTAAGTTTAGATCACAGGTTCCcattttatgaaaatatttttgACATAATTCATGTTGGAAATGGGCTTGATATCGGTGGGCGAGGTGAGAAACTCGAGTTCTTGATGTTTGATATTGATCGGGTCATTCGGGCTGGTGGGTTGTTTTGGTTGGACAACTTTCTTTGTTCTAATGACGAAAAAAGAAAAAACTTGACCCGTTTGATTGAACGATTTGGATACAAGAAACTGAAATGGGTTGTTGGTGAGAGGATTAATGGTGCAGGGAACTCTGAGGTATATTTGTCTGCTGTTCTTCAGAAACCAGTAAGAGTTTGAAGGCTGTTTCTTCCAATTGGTAAGATTTTAGTGTTGTTTGGTATCTTAAATCTATTATATATTGTtatttttggttaagtttgatggtcacataaaataaaattaaattccTTTTAGAATGTGTAATAAGTGAAATGAACAATGCTTGTTCATATAC comes from Rutidosis leptorrhynchoides isolate AG116_Rl617_1_P2 chromosome 4, CSIRO_AGI_Rlap_v1, whole genome shotgun sequence and encodes:
- the LOC139839510 gene encoding probable methyltransferase At1g29790 isoform X1, coding for MGSVSLKIGDGTARFKNATVCSSAVHILMLFSVITTNLFALYAFTYSPNHHPHQFHFLTHHHTHKNISLISEQVSLILREIDSSQKKLAQMEKHLLGYESFDLSTPHIPNELKLFLQKHQLPLGKDSRTGITEMVSSVGHCCYKSIDILSQYMNYKPNGACPDDWSISQKLILKGCEPLPRRRCFGKIVPKIGLQPFPISLWNNVSEKSYSWSGIDCKNLACLNSKKLNRDCAGCLDLRNGNEISRFVKSRGKNDFLIDDVLGLGSGGIRIGFDIGGGSGTFAARMAEKNVTIVTASLNIDAPFNEFIAARGIFPLYLSLDHRFPFYENIFDIIHVGNGLDIGGRGEKLEFLMFDIDRVIRAGGLFWLDNFLCSNDEKRKNLTRLIERFGYKKLKWVVGERINGAGNSEVYLSAVLQKPVRV